The following are encoded in a window of Apis mellifera strain DH4 linkage group LG10, Amel_HAv3.1, whole genome shotgun sequence genomic DNA:
- the LOC100578780 gene encoding helix-loop-helix protein delilah: protein MTTMGVTVFCNRVQINGNDQEQLMLLRTLQDNESNIIGNQSHLIVPKNNNNGGVSANSATVLPPYDPSRLKKHGKNGQPPPVAVARRNARERNRVKQVNNGFATLRQHIPSHIAAGYGDRGKKLSKVETLRMAVEYIRGLQRLLAEADGVEYDSAGSVAATQRVPSPTSSIVSSSHNGSGERLALEDDILAAEDEDGEQLEEDEEVGKRKNTCSKLSPNRTAAIPSPHDYYASSIGDEENLEPRTTLSSSNAQNFSRLSPNSVASPPSEYYGQNEENLEPQILSPYSGGGDSEEGAATVYAASPETFSGALYYKQEITESGEFMDVVSWWEQEQGRLVHQQHTQRLTHV from the exons ATGACTACGATGGGCGTTACGGTATTCTGTAACAGGGTGCAAATAAACGGGAACGATCAAGAGCAATTGATGTTGTTGCGAACCCTGCAGGACAACGAGAGCAATATAATCGGGAATCAATCGCACCTGATCGTGCCGAAGAATAACAACAACGGTGGCGTGAGCGCGAATTCGGCGACGGTGCTGCCGCCTTACGACCCATCCAGATTGAAGAAACACGGGAAAAACGGGCAACCGCCGCCTGTCGCCGTCGCTCGAAGGAACGCGCGCGAACGGAATCGAGTGAAACAGGTGAACAATGGATTCGCTACATTGAGACAACACATTCCGAGCCACATCGCCGCAGGATACGGAGATAGGGGCAAGAAATTGTCGAAAGTGGAAACCTTACGAATGGCCGTCGAGTACATTAGGGGACTTCAAAGGTTGCTCGCCGAGGCTGATGGCGTAGAATACGATTCGGCGGGCTCGGTTGCCGCGACACAGCGCGTCCCGTCGCCCACCAGTAGCATCGTTTCGTCGAGTCACAACGGTTCTGGGGAGAGGCTCGCTCTCGAGGACGACATACTCGCCGCCGAGGACGAGGACGGGGAACAATTGGAAGAAGACGAGGAAGTTGGGAAACGAAAAAACACGTGTTCCaa GTTATCGCCGAATCGGACCGCCGCAATTCCATCGCCCCACGATTACTACGCTTCCTCGATAGGCGACGAGGAGAATCTTGAGCCGAGGACGACACTTTCGTCCTCGAACGCGCAAAATTTCTCCCGCCTCTCCCCGAATTCGGTAGCATCCCCACCGTCCGAGTATTACGGGCAAAATGAGGAGAATCTCGAGCCACAAATTCTGTCCCCGTACAGCGGCGGCGGGGACAGCGAAGAGGGTGCAGCCACCGTTTACGCGGCAAGCCCGGAAACCTTTTCTGGGGCTTTGTATTATAAGCAGGAGATCACCGAATCCGGTGAATTCATGGACGTCGTCAGCTGGTGGGAACAGGAGCAGGGCAGGCTAGTACATCAGCAACACACGCAACGACTCACGCACGTCTAA